A segment of the Streptomyces sp. P9-A2 genome:
ACTACGGTCACCAGCAATGCAGTCAGACCGCTGCGTGCTCCCCTGAGCGCTGCCACCTGCACGGCGACCGTCAACGAGTACCTCGAAGCCACCGCTGCTTTGAACACCGGTGCGCACAACAGTGCAAGCGCCGCGATCAACGGTCGGCCCAACGCCGAGAAGCACTCCTGGTTGTCGAAGGCGGAGGAATTCCGGCTGATCGATACTCGCGACGCCCTGAAAGCGGACAGCCTCACCTATACGTCCAGCACGTCCACTCTGTCGGACGTGCTGGCGATGCCTTCCGCTCGTGAACACCGAATCCAAGCAGAAGGAGGCCAAGGTCGGCGACGTGGTCTTCTTCAACTGGGGTGGCAAGGGGGTTGGGACCACGGGGGCGTCATCACCAAGATGGCGAAAGGGAAGGCCTACGTGAGCGCGCACGACAACAACCGCCTGAACCAGCGCCTCGACACCTACATCCGAAGCCAGAGGGGCACGTGGGCGAACATCCATCGCGTCAGGCCGGAGTGGTACTGATGCTCAAGACCTCAGGAGCCAAGTGGCTCATGGCGGCACTCGTCACCCTGTGCCTGGGCGGAGGCGTCCTCGCATGGTGGCTGCTCCGTGAACCGGCGCCCTACGCCTTGCGGGACACCCCCGAGGTGAAGGTGACGGTCCGCGCCGCGGAGTCCACCCACCCCGAGGCCGAGGAGGTCGCTCGCGAGGTCGAACTGGTCCTCGGGGTGTACGTCCAACGCCTCCGGGGCGGTGACGCTGCGGACCTGGCCGGGATCGGTGCCCCGTGGTACACCGGCCGGGAGGAGGCCGTGCAACGCCTGATCGCCGAGTTCGGCGCACATGCCGACAAGCCGGTCGAAGCGGTCGTGG
Coding sequences within it:
- a CDS encoding fibronectin type III domain-containing protein, with the protein product MWDAGADSGYNDTDLTYEVTALDAAGAVAAERTTHGTDMVITGLTNDAPYTFKVSASSPYGTSTTVTSNAVRPLRAPLSAATCTATVNEYLEATAALNTGAHNSASAAINGRPNAEKHSWLSKAEEFRLIDTRDALKADSLTYTSSTSTLSDVLAMPSAREHRIQAEGGQGRRRGLLQLGWQGGWDHGGVITKMAKGKAYVSAHDNNRLNQRLDTYIRSQRGTWANIHRVRPEWY